In Osmia lignaria lignaria isolate PbOS001 chromosome 13, iyOsmLign1, whole genome shotgun sequence, the DNA window GCGaggatatttattttaatactgtTGCCATGTCCATCCGTTCCTTCGCGCTCAAGCAAACACGCGATATACTCTCGATGTTTGGCGAGCGGGCGTGTATGCGTGCGCGCTTTCAGAAGTCGGATCGAGGTTCTAACGATGGTCTTTTACCATTCGATCGATCGTTGAAGCTCACGCGTTATTGAAAAAGACGGATCGAAGCggctcgattcgattcgagaaCGCTTCGATGTTATCTTCATTCTCGTTTCTCGATCGTAAGGCACTTAATGttcgttaaatgaaaaaaaggaggtgctataaaaatgtaaaattttcttctctctctctcacataCACGCACTCTGTATCTCTCTCTGTATCATACTCTCCCTCCCTATCTCTCTTACCATGCACACACTAGCGCGTTTGTTTTATTGGTAGAACAAATAGAAACGTAACGTTCCATTCGACTTACTTGTTCTACAAATATTTGCGTACGATTTAAAGTTGGCACACGAACGAACAGCGAACCGTGAATTTATGATTTCCCGTGGCCGGAAGAATTTCGTTTGTCCATATTATCCCTTTGGGCTCTGATAAGTCGCGACCGACTTCTTCTGTCTGACGTACTTTTTCCCTcggaaaagaaaagatagaCAACCGTTCGTCAACCGTCACGCTCTCCCGTTCTCTTACGTTTCGTCGCGTGAAATTTGGAGCTTTTATCAAGGACGATCGACGAACGTTCAACTAAACCGAATTGTCCGCGATGAAACATGCGGAAACGAAGCGTTCGAGGGAGGAGAACGTGGCGACCGCCGAAATAGTTCGGCTAGAAGAAGGGTATTCGTATCGCGTGATTCGAGAAAGCGTTTGATTCGGGATGGACGCGGCGAGGTAGGTTCTATAAAGCAAAACTCGCCGTGTAACGGTACGGGTCAATGTCGCGATTCGTCTACGGTTTTAACGCTGTCCAAAACTTGCTTCTCTTGCCTCTCTTCCTCCTTCTCTGGATTGTCCCAAGTTTGCCGTTCTCCAGAGCCAAATAATATATAGAAAATCGCGCAAACGATATATACGCCCGCTGCAAGGAGGAAGACGATACGCCACTTGGCATGCGTcacctgaaatagaaaataaaaaagacggTTCGCGCTAGAACGACGTTCGTTTCCTTTGCTAGACGAATATCGAAAGAGAACGAAGAATATTACCGTTCCAACGAGTATGTATCCGGCGATAATAGGCGCGAGCAGACCGGCCAGATTGGCCAGGCAATTGGTGAAAGACATCAAAACCCCGGCGAATTTCGGCGAGATATCCAGGTGATTCACCTTGAATCCCGAATAGATACCACCGTTCAAGCCTAAGCCTATCGTTAATAGGCTAACGGTCAACCAGGCGTCGCAGCCGGTATAGGAAGCGGCTACCAACGCGATCGCTGGTCCGAACTGACCGACGCTGTTGATGATTTTTCGCGTGATCGTATGATTGAATCTCCCACTGGAGATCATCCAGTCGGCCACGTGAGAGATCACCATGGAAAATATCCACATGGCCAAGTATGGAAGGGCGGAAACGGTACCGTTCTGAAACACGGACGAATATTAACGTTGATTTTTAGTAGCTGGCAAAACCAACGTTTCCGCTTCTTTTCTCCCgtccgtttctttcttttcttctttaccgatttaatatcaaagtgtaAGATTTGCTTCATGAACGTCGGTAACAAGGTCATCAGCGTCTCGTATCCGTAGTTTTGACCCATGTGCGCGATCAGGATGGCCCAGAAGGGTAAAGAGGTGACGATCGACCACCACGGTACAGGGGGTGACtggagaaagagggaaagattTTAGCCGATCGGCGTAAGAACGAAGATACTCGAGAGTGGAAGAATACTCACGGAGGCTCCGGCGTTGCCCCACAAAGCGCTAAGTATATACTTTTTCTCATCCTCCGCGATATGAGGATGAGTCTCCGGATCTTCGTATATGAAGATCAAGAAGGCGATGCACCATATGGTTCCAACAGCTCCGAACACGTAAAAGATCGATGGCCAGCCATCGTCGAAACCGTACTCAGACAGAATACCGCTCAGCGGCATCGAGATCACGGTACCAAACTGTGCACCTGCGCAAAGAAAATTGCGAAAAATCCATCTATTAGTACAAGGAAAAGTGACTCGGATGGTTGAAAGAAAGCAATAGAAGAacaataaagaagaagaagaagaagaagaagaagaggcagtTGGTCCTAGAGGTTCCCTCGAGGCAACAACACACGAGGCCACGGCACGCGACTCGACTCGATTCGACTTGACCCGATTTGGTCGATAGGCAACAGGATAACAGGCGAGAAAGTAGAGGCGCAGCGAACGGGCTTACCGGCGTACACGAAGGCTCCCATCCTGCTGCGTTCGTTCGGCGGTATCCACTTGGCCAACAATGCGTGCGTGCAAGGCACAATCGGACCCTGCAATAGGGATAATCCATTCCTAGGGGGAGGAAATACACCCGAACGATCAAAAAAGCGTTCACACATGACGACGGGCTTCTGTATCCTCTCTTAATATTTAAACACTAATATTTGCGAATGTGAATCGTTATCTCGTATGTCGCGGCTATCGCGGTGCAACACGTATGTATCGAGGTGCAGCAGCCATTTAATCCCGGGAATACTGATGGCCGGATTGATCCGCGGCCACGCTCTCGTAAGAATCGATTATTCCTTGCTTACCTCGCCCAATCCTTGGATGAATCGTACGACCATTAGATAGTAGAGTCCGGCACGCGCGGACGCTGGTACCAGTAGTCCAAACACCGAGTTGATCAGCATCCCGACACCGAGGAAATATTTCGATCCGTAACGTTTCGCGAGTATACCGAATGGTATCTGGGTGATCACGTAACCGTAGAAGAAGGAACTCAGCAGAAATCCTTGCTGCGTGCTGTCCCATACAAACTCACCGTCGCTGCTCGGATCGTGATCCTGCGAGGGAAAAGAAATTTCTAGATATCTTTCGCAACGAACTGGAAGACCCGTCGCGAGTCTATACTCACGGGACCGGTCGCGTTATTGAATACGATGCCGCACTCGTTGGAGGACGTTACGTCCTTGTTGTCTTCGGTAATGGCCGTGTGATTGACCATCGCTACGATCGCCACGGACATGTTGGTCCTCATCACGTAGGCGTTCGCCATACCGAGGAACAGCATCAGCGTCACTATGTGACGCGACCCCACCCATGCTGCAACAATAAATGTTTGCTCGTTAAGCTACGCGCAACCGAGACCTTTGCTCGCCGAATCAAACGAGTGAAAACAATTTATGATCGGCGACAGACGAACCCCGCGAATGGAAACGTTATTCGTTAGAAGCGATCGATTTCGATAGAAAAAGATAAGGTGAAAGGAAAGGGAGGGTAGAAAACGGGTGACGAGTGGCGGAAGAAGCTCGCCAAGGACGCGTGTCCGGCCACGGAGGGACAAGGTCGAGGCGAGCAACCGTGAGCCGTAACAGCACGCCGCTGTTGGCTCGACACCTCGTCTCGTG includes these proteins:
- the Picot gene encoding putative inorganic phosphate cotransporter protein picot isoform X3 codes for the protein MLFLGMANAYVMRTNMSVAIVAMVNHTAITEDNKDVTSSNECGIVFNNATGPDHDPSSDGEFVWDSTQQGFLLSSFFYGYVITQIPFGILAKRYGSKYFLGVGMLINSVFGLLVPASARAGLYYLMVVRFIQGLGEGPIVPCTHALLAKWIPPNERSRMGAFVYAGAQFGTVISMPLSGILSEYGFDDGWPSIFYVFGAVGTIWCIAFLIFIYEDPETHPHIAEDEKKYILSALWGNAGASSPPVPWWSIVTSLPFWAILIAHMGQNYGYETLMTLLPTFMKQILHFDIKSNGTVSALPYLAMWIFSMVISHVADWMISSGRFNHTITRKIINSVGQFGPAIALVAASYTGCDAWLTVSLLTIGLGLNGGIYSGFKVNHLDISPKFAGVLMSFTNCLANLAGLLAPIIAGYILVGTVTHAKWRIVFLLAAGVYIVCAIFYILFGSGERQTWDNPEKEEERQEKQVLDSVKTVDESRH
- the Picot gene encoding putative inorganic phosphate cotransporter protein picot isoform X2 yields the protein MAKKVAITVDRKPEVKEPEVFEADVPPPTAWVGSRHIVTLMLFLGMANAYVMRTNMSVAIVAMVNHTAITEDNKDVTSSNECGIVFNNATGPDHDPSSDGEFVWDSTQQGFLLSSFFYGYVITQIPFGILAKRYGSKYFLGVGMLINSVFGLLVPASARAGLYYLMVVRFIQGLGEGPIVPCTHALLAKWIPPNERSRMGAFVYAGAQFGTVISMPLSGILSEYGFDDGWPSIFYVFGAVGTIWCIAFLIFIYEDPETHPHIAEDEKKYILSALWGNAGASSPPVPWWSIVTSLPFWAILIAHMGQNYGYETLMTLLPTFMKQILHFDIKSNGTVSALPYLAMWIFSMVISHVADWMISSGRFNHTITRKIINSVGQFGPAIALVAASYTGCDAWLTVSLLTIGLGLNGGIYSGFKVNHLDISPKFAGVLMSFTNCLANLAGLLAPIIAGYILVGTVTHAKWRIVFLLAAGVYIVCAIFYILFGSGERQTWDNPEKEEERQEKQVLDSVKTVDESRH
- the Picot gene encoding putative inorganic phosphate cotransporter protein picot isoform X1, producing MNGNDRVQAENRGRNGHVLVWEQPGLEEEDRPARKRKSWVGSRHIVTLMLFLGMANAYVMRTNMSVAIVAMVNHTAITEDNKDVTSSNECGIVFNNATGPDHDPSSDGEFVWDSTQQGFLLSSFFYGYVITQIPFGILAKRYGSKYFLGVGMLINSVFGLLVPASARAGLYYLMVVRFIQGLGEGPIVPCTHALLAKWIPPNERSRMGAFVYAGAQFGTVISMPLSGILSEYGFDDGWPSIFYVFGAVGTIWCIAFLIFIYEDPETHPHIAEDEKKYILSALWGNAGASSPPVPWWSIVTSLPFWAILIAHMGQNYGYETLMTLLPTFMKQILHFDIKSNGTVSALPYLAMWIFSMVISHVADWMISSGRFNHTITRKIINSVGQFGPAIALVAASYTGCDAWLTVSLLTIGLGLNGGIYSGFKVNHLDISPKFAGVLMSFTNCLANLAGLLAPIIAGYILVGTVTHAKWRIVFLLAAGVYIVCAIFYILFGSGERQTWDNPEKEEERQEKQVLDSVKTVDESRH